From the Periophthalmus magnuspinnatus isolate fPerMag1 chromosome 1, fPerMag1.2.pri, whole genome shotgun sequence genome, one window contains:
- the LOC117372558 gene encoding long-chain fatty acid transport protein 1-like — protein MGLKAAVVLCIAIIVVVAVFGVPGFWTGLVGLGLCLASSSSRGYIYVAMSTIRRDLRCLFVILKVKKSIYHHLQSKHTVPELFIQTAVKHPNKTALIYEPTGESWTFGVLLEECYAVAHWALGQGWREGDVVALFLESCPAVVPLWLGLAMVGVEAAFINSNLRQDPLLHCVSVSGAKALVFGTELADALQEVSSSLEPDILLFCCGQEQKEIKSLHIHNLDELLTRSPKHKPNYSLKKDFNNVLFYIYTSGTTGMPKAAVVVHSRYFRISAFGFHSFGLKSSDRLYNCLPLYHSAGTIMGIGQCLLFGMTIVMRRKFSASRFWDDCVKHQCTVILYIGEICRYLVAQPVRQSEAQHQVRVAFGNGLRQSVWEEFVRRFKITKIGEFYGATECNCSLINIDGKPGACGFNSRILPSFYPVRLMRIQENGEMLRDKQGLCVPCQPGQPGMLVGRINNTDPLRRFDGYVDKDSTNKKIAHNVFKMGDSAYISGDVMVMDDYGYIYFRDRSGDTFRWRGENVSTTEVEGVLSSLLGHADVAVYGVSVPGVEGKAGMAAIGHTGGSFDLDTFLINVKKALPSYARPQFLRLMSVVETTGTFKITKTKLQREGFKPQNSSEKLYFLDIRADRYVEVTSELYQDITEGRVYL, from the exons ATGGGTCTGAAGGCGGCTGTCGTGCTGTGCATTGCTATTATTGTCGTGGTTGCTGTTTTCGGTGTCCCCGGGTTTTGGACCGGGTTGGTGGGGCTCGGGCTCTGTCTGGCTTCGAGCAGCTCCAGGGGGTACATCTATGTGGCTATGTCCACCATCAGAAGAGATCTCAG GTGTCTGTTTGTCATACTAAAAGTGAAGAAGTCCATTTACCATCACCTCCAGAGCAAACACACAGTCCCTGAACTGTTCATTCAGACGGCAGTGAAGCATCCCAACAAAACTGCCCTCATCTACGAGCCCACAGGAGAG AGTTGGACTTTCGGTGTGCTGCTGGAGGAGTGTTATGCTGTGGCTCACTGGGCTTTGGGGCAGGGCTGGAGGGAGGGGGACGTGGTGGCCTTGTTTTTGGAGAGTTGTCCCGCTGTGGTGCCTCTGTGGTTGGGGCTGGCCATGGTCGGAGTGGAGGCGGCTTTTATCAACTCTAACCTCCGACAGGACCCTCTGCTGCACTGTGTCAGCGTGTCAGGGGCCAAAGCGCTGGTGTTTGGGACAGAGCTAGCGGATG CTTTGCAGGAGGTGAGCAGCTCTTTGGAGCCTGACATCCTTTTATTCTGCTGTGGACAAGAGCAAAAAGAGATAAAAAGTCTCCACATTCACAACTTGGACGAGCTGTTGACCCGATCACCGAAACACAAACCCAACTACTCCCTCAAGAAGGACTTTAACA ACGTGTTGTTCTACATCTACACTTCAGGGACAACAGGAATGCCTAAAGCTGCTGTAGTGGTACACAGTCG GTATTTCCGAATCTCTGCTTTTGGTTTTCACTCTTTTGGTTTAAAAAGCTCTGACAGACTCTACAATTGCCTGCCTCTCTATCACTCTGCAG GGACTATAATGGGAATAGGTCAGTGTTTGCTCTTCGGTATGACTATTGTAATGaggaggaagttttctgccagCCGCTTCTGGGATGACTGTGTCAAACATCAATGCACC GTTATCCTTTACATAGGAGAGATTTGCCGGTACCTGGTCGCTCAGCCGGTTCGACAGTCTGAGGCTCAGCACCAAGTCCGCGTCGCCTTTGGAAACGGCCTCCGACAGTCTGTGTGGGAGGAATTTGTCCGGAGGTTTAAAATCACTAAAATTGGGGAGTTTTATGGTGCAACAGAATGTAATTGCAGCCTCATAAATATAGACGGAAAG CCTGGAGCGTGTGGGTTCAACAGCCGTATTTTGCCCAGTTTTTACCCTGTAAGACTGATGCGGATCCAGGAGAATGGAGAGATGCTCAGGGATAAACAGGGGCTTTGTGTGCCTTGTCAGCCCG GTCAACCCGGCATGTTAGTTGGACGCATTAACAACACAGATCCACTGAGGAGATTTGATGGATATGTCGATAAGGATTCGACCAATAAGAAAATAGCCCataatgtttttaagatgggAGACTCAGCTTACATCTCAG GTGATGTAATGGTGATGGACGATTATGGCTACATATATTTCAGGGATCGCAGTGGAGACACATTTCGTTGGCGAGGGGAAAACGTTTCGACCACAGAGGTAGAGGGCGTCCTGAGCTCTCTGCTGGGACATGCTGATGTTGCTGTTTATGGAGTCTCTGTACCAG GTGTGGAAGGAAAGGCTGGTATGGCTGCAATTGGTCACACAGGAGGTTCATTTGACCTggatacatttttaatcaatgtaAAAAAGGCTCTACCCTCTTACGCACGCCCACAATTCCTTCGTCTGATGTCTGTCGTCGAAACCACAG gcaccttcaaaataactaaaactaaATTGCAGCGAGAAGGATTCAAGCCTCAAAACTCAAGTGAAAAGCTGTATTTCCTGGATATTCGAGCTGATCGTTATGTGGAGGTCACCAGTGAACTGTATCAAGATATAACAGAGGGAAGAGTTTACTTATGA